In Hamadaea flava, a genomic segment contains:
- a CDS encoding DMT family transporter, which produces MKISLPTLLALTLAVVAISTSGPLIAYAAAPALALAFWRNALATAVLTPAALVTRRAELARLWRGKEFRWSVLAGLALAVHFATWMAGAQLTAVATATALAATQPVWAGLIAYWQGDRPTRAMWLGILAAVLGVTLATGADVGGSGRALLGDVLALIGGLAAAVYTVLGQRARAQASTTSYTTICYAVCAAVLLCGCVLFRVPLNGYAWSTWLAILGLTVGTQLLGHSMFNYALHELPATAVSVLVMLEVPGAALISWLWLDQRPAPLAWAGIALLVSGVAFVILGSAKRRPVPVNLEL; this is translated from the coding sequence GTGAAGATCAGCTTGCCGACCCTGCTCGCGTTGACGCTGGCCGTCGTCGCGATCTCGACGTCGGGCCCGCTGATCGCGTACGCGGCGGCCCCGGCGCTGGCGCTCGCCTTCTGGCGCAACGCTTTGGCCACCGCCGTACTGACGCCGGCCGCGTTGGTGACTCGGCGCGCCGAACTCGCCCGGCTGTGGCGCGGCAAGGAATTCCGGTGGAGCGTCCTGGCCGGCCTCGCGCTCGCCGTCCACTTCGCCACGTGGATGGCCGGCGCGCAGCTCACGGCCGTCGCGACGGCCACCGCGCTGGCGGCGACCCAACCCGTGTGGGCCGGGCTGATCGCGTACTGGCAGGGCGATCGGCCGACCCGCGCCATGTGGCTCGGCATCCTCGCCGCCGTCCTCGGCGTCACCCTGGCCACCGGCGCGGACGTCGGCGGCTCCGGTCGGGCGCTCCTCGGCGACGTGCTCGCCCTGATCGGCGGGCTCGCGGCCGCGGTCTACACCGTCCTCGGCCAACGCGCCCGCGCGCAAGCCAGCACCACGAGCTACACCACCATCTGCTACGCGGTCTGCGCGGCCGTGCTCCTCTGCGGTTGCGTGCTGTTCCGGGTTCCCCTCAACGGGTACGCCTGGAGCACCTGGCTGGCCATCCTCGGCTTGACCGTCGGCACCCAGTTGCTCGGGCACTCGATGTTCAACTACGCGTTGCACGAGCTGCCGGCGACGGCGGTCAGCGTCCTGGTGATGCTGGAAGTGCCGGGCGCCGCCCTGATCAGCTGGCTGTGGCTGGATCAGCGGCCCGCGCCGCTCGCCTGGGCCGGGATCGCGTTGCTCGTCAGCGGAGTCGCGTTCGTCATCCTCGGCTCGGCCAAGCGCCGGCCGGTCCCGGTGAACCTGGAGCTCTAG
- the map gene encoding type I methionyl aminopeptidase: protein MRHQLDIQVKTPAQLAKMRQAGLVVAAALAAMREAVRPGISTADLDALAEKVIRDAGAIPSFKGYQGFPASICASVNEQIVHGIPSGGQVLADGDLISIDCGAILDGWHGDSAITVGVGAAAPELTRMAAVAEDAMWAGIAAAARGVRSGRGRLTDISYAIQASIRGEKSALVGRVTGTRRRYGIVDGYGGHGIGTEMHQDPHILNHGRPGKGPFLVPGMALAIEPMITMGSPRTLELGDGWTVVSVDGSYAAHVEHSIGLYEDGVWVFTAEDGGRDRLGDLVTASAA from the coding sequence ATGCGTCACCAGCTCGACATTCAGGTCAAAACGCCGGCCCAGCTCGCGAAGATGCGGCAGGCCGGTCTGGTCGTGGCCGCGGCCCTGGCCGCGATGCGCGAGGCCGTGCGGCCGGGGATCTCCACCGCCGATCTCGACGCGCTCGCCGAGAAGGTCATCCGGGACGCCGGCGCGATCCCGTCGTTCAAGGGCTACCAGGGTTTCCCTGCCTCGATCTGCGCCTCGGTCAACGAGCAGATCGTGCACGGCATCCCGTCCGGTGGGCAGGTGCTCGCCGACGGCGATCTGATCTCCATCGACTGCGGCGCGATCCTGGACGGCTGGCACGGCGACTCGGCGATCACCGTCGGGGTCGGCGCGGCCGCACCGGAGCTGACGCGGATGGCCGCGGTCGCGGAGGACGCGATGTGGGCGGGGATCGCCGCCGCCGCCCGCGGTGTGCGGTCCGGCCGCGGCAGGCTCACCGACATCTCGTACGCGATCCAGGCGTCGATCCGGGGCGAGAAGTCGGCCCTCGTCGGCCGGGTGACCGGCACGCGGCGGCGGTACGGCATCGTCGACGGGTACGGCGGCCACGGTATCGGCACCGAGATGCACCAGGATCCGCACATCCTCAACCACGGGCGGCCCGGTAAGGGTCCGTTCCTCGTGCCGGGGATGGCGCTGGCCATCGAGCCGATGATCACGATGGGCTCTCCGCGTACGCTCGAACTGGGCGACGGCTGGACGGTGGTGAGCGTCGACGGCTCGTACGCCGCCCATGTCGAGCACTCGATCGGCCTCTACGAGGACGGCGTGTGGGTGTTCACCGCGGAGGACGGCGGTCGCGACCGCCTCGGCGATCTGGTCACCGCGAGCGCCGCGTGA
- the infA gene encoding translation initiation factor IF-1, translating into MPKKDGAIEIEGRVIEPLPNAMFRVELANGHKVLAHISGKMRQHYIRILPEDRVVVELSPYDLTRGRIVYRYK; encoded by the coding sequence ATGCCGAAGAAGGACGGGGCCATCGAGATCGAGGGCCGGGTCATCGAGCCACTCCCGAACGCAATGTTCCGGGTGGAACTGGCCAATGGTCACAAAGTCTTGGCCCACATCAGCGGAAAGATGCGCCAGCACTACATCCGCATCCTGCCCGAAGACCGGGTGGTCGTAGAGCTGTCGCCCTATGACCTCACGCGGGGCCGGATCGTCTACCGCTACAAGTAG
- the rpmD gene encoding 50S ribosomal protein L30 has translation MARLKVTQVRSEIGAKFNQRESLRSLGLKRINDVVVKEDRPEIRGMIFTVNHLVKVEEVD, from the coding sequence ATGGCGCGGCTGAAGGTTACGCAGGTCCGGTCCGAGATCGGTGCCAAGTTCAACCAGCGCGAGTCGCTGCGTTCGCTCGGCCTGAAGCGGATCAACGATGTGGTCGTCAAGGAGGACCGTCCCGAGATTCGCGGGATGATCTTCACGGTGAACCACCTGGTCAAGGTTGAGGAGGTCGACTGA
- the rpmJ gene encoding 50S ribosomal protein L36 has product MKVKPSVKKICNKCRVIRRHGRVMVICDDPRHKQRQG; this is encoded by the coding sequence GTGAAGGTCAAGCCGAGCGTTAAGAAGATCTGCAACAAGTGCCGCGTCATCCGCCGGCACGGCCGGGTCATGGTCATCTGTGACGACCCGCGCCACAAGCAGCGCCAGGGCTGA
- the rpsK gene encoding 30S ribosomal protein S11, giving the protein MPPKARAGTPVKKVRRKERKNVSHGQAHIKSTFNNTIVSITDPTGAVISWASAGQVGFKGSRKSTPFAAQLAAEAAARRAMEHGMRKVDVFVKGPGSGRETAIRSLTAAGLEVGVISDVTPQPHNGCRPPKRRRV; this is encoded by the coding sequence ATGCCGCCGAAGGCACGCGCCGGGACACCCGTCAAGAAGGTCCGGCGTAAGGAACGCAAGAACGTCTCCCACGGGCAGGCGCACATCAAGAGCACCTTCAACAACACCATCGTGTCCATCACGGACCCGACCGGTGCTGTGATCTCCTGGGCCTCCGCCGGCCAGGTCGGATTCAAGGGCTCCCGGAAGTCGACGCCGTTCGCCGCGCAGCTGGCCGCCGAGGCCGCTGCCCGCCGCGCCATGGAGCACGGCATGCGCAAGGTCGACGTGTTCGTCAAGGGCCCGGGTTCGGGCCGCGAGACCGCCATCCGTTCGCTGACCGCCGCCGGTCTTGAGGTCGGGGTCATCTCCGACGTCACGCCGCAGCCGCACAACGGATGCCGTCCGCCGAAGCGTCGTCGGGTCTAA
- a CDS encoding adenylate kinase, whose translation MRLVLVGPPGAGKGTQAEFIASTLSVPKISTGDIFRANVSQGTPLGLEAKRYMDSGGLVPDEVTINMVRDRLAEPDAADGFLLDGFPRTVPQATALDKMLADAGTALDLVLELVVDNDEVIRRLSGRRTCHNCGKIWHVEFDPPTKEGVCDRCNGSLYQRDDDKPETIAERLRVYERDTAPLADYYGAQNKLVGIDATGPVEDVTARAIDALRSYGG comes from the coding sequence ATGAGGCTGGTTCTCGTCGGCCCGCCGGGCGCGGGGAAGGGTACGCAGGCGGAGTTCATCGCCTCGACCCTCTCCGTGCCCAAGATCTCCACCGGCGACATCTTCCGGGCGAACGTGTCCCAGGGCACGCCGCTGGGGCTGGAAGCCAAGCGGTACATGGATTCCGGCGGTCTCGTCCCGGACGAGGTCACCATCAACATGGTGCGGGACCGGTTGGCCGAGCCCGACGCCGCCGACGGTTTCCTGCTCGACGGTTTTCCGCGTACGGTGCCGCAGGCGACCGCGCTCGACAAGATGCTCGCCGATGCCGGTACGGCGCTCGACCTGGTGCTGGAACTCGTCGTCGACAACGACGAGGTGATCCGGCGGCTGTCCGGGCGGCGTACCTGCCACAACTGCGGCAAGATCTGGCACGTCGAGTTCGACCCGCCCACCAAGGAGGGCGTCTGCGACCGGTGCAACGGATCGTTGTACCAGCGCGACGACGACAAGCCGGAGACGATCGCGGAGCGGCTGCGCGTCTACGAGCGTGACACCGCGCCGCTGGCGGACTACTACGGCGCCCAGAACAAGCTGGTGGGCATCGACGCCACCGGCCCGGTGGAGGACGTCACCGCGCGCGCGATCGACGCCCTGCGCTCCTACGGTGGCTGA
- the rplO gene encoding 50S ribosomal protein L15, with protein sequence MTIKVHHLRPAAGAKTAKTRVGRGEGSKGKTAGRGTKGTKARYQVSAAFEGGQMPIHMRLPKLKGFKNKFKVVFQVVNLDRLAELFPNGGQVGPQELAEAGAVRKGQPVKVLGTGDLGGIALQISAHAFSASAKEKIAAAGGTATEL encoded by the coding sequence ATGACGATCAAGGTCCACCACCTCCGTCCGGCAGCCGGCGCCAAGACCGCGAAGACCCGTGTCGGTCGCGGTGAGGGCTCCAAGGGTAAGACCGCCGGTCGCGGTACGAAGGGTACGAAGGCCCGTTACCAGGTCTCGGCGGCGTTCGAGGGCGGGCAGATGCCCATCCACATGCGCCTGCCGAAGCTGAAGGGCTTCAAGAACAAGTTCAAGGTCGTGTTCCAGGTCGTGAACCTGGACCGGCTGGCCGAGCTGTTCCCGAACGGCGGCCAGGTCGGCCCGCAGGAGCTGGCCGAGGCCGGCGCGGTCCGCAAGGGCCAGCCGGTCAAGGTGCTCGGCACCGGCGACCTCGGCGGCATCGCTCTCCAGATCTCGGCGCACGCGTTCAGCGCGTCCGCCAAGGAGAAGATCGCCGCCGCCGGTGGCACCGCCACCGAGCTGTAA
- the rpsM gene encoding 30S ribosomal protein S13, which produces MARLLGVDLPREKRMEIALTYIFGVGRTRAAETLAATGIDPNKRARDLTDEEVVQLRDHIEANFKVEGDLRREVAADIRRKVEIGCYAGIRHRKGLPVRGQRTRTNARTRKGPKRTVAGKKKPGKK; this is translated from the coding sequence ATGGCACGTCTTCTGGGCGTCGACCTCCCGCGCGAGAAGCGCATGGAGATCGCGCTGACCTACATCTTCGGCGTTGGCCGTACGCGAGCGGCTGAGACGCTCGCGGCCACCGGTATCGACCCCAACAAGCGGGCGAGGGACCTCACCGACGAAGAGGTCGTTCAGCTTCGTGATCACATCGAAGCCAATTTCAAGGTAGAGGGCGACCTGCGCCGCGAGGTCGCCGCTGACATCCGCCGCAAGGTGGAGATCGGCTGCTACGCGGGCATCCGGCACCGCAAGGGCCTGCCCGTCCGTGGTCAGCGCACGCGGACCAACGCGCGTACGCGCAAGGGTCCGAAGCGGACTGTCGCGGGCAAGAAGAAGCCCGGCAAGAAGTAG
- the rpsD gene encoding 30S ribosomal protein S4, whose translation MARYTGADCRRCRREKTKLFLKGSKCDGPKCPFESRPFPPGQHGRGRTKDTEYLLQLREKQKARRIYGVLEKQFRTYYEEANRKAGKTGEVLLQILESRLDNVVYRAGYAKSRDHARQLVKHGHFTVNGKKVDIPSYRVSDHDIVEVRTKSKELTPFQVAQGEAGSRTVPAWLEAIPSQLKILVHSLPARGAIDTQVQEQLIVELYSK comes from the coding sequence ATGGCTCGTTACACCGGCGCCGACTGCCGCCGCTGCCGTCGCGAGAAGACCAAGCTGTTCCTGAAGGGCAGCAAGTGCGACGGGCCGAAGTGCCCGTTCGAGTCCCGGCCGTTCCCGCCCGGGCAGCACGGTCGCGGCCGCACCAAGGACACCGAATACCTGCTCCAGCTGCGTGAGAAGCAGAAGGCCCGCCGGATCTACGGCGTGCTGGAGAAGCAGTTCCGCACCTACTACGAGGAGGCCAACCGCAAGGCTGGCAAGACCGGTGAGGTGCTGCTGCAGATTCTCGAGTCGCGGCTGGACAACGTGGTCTACCGGGCTGGCTACGCCAAGTCCCGCGACCACGCCCGTCAGCTGGTCAAGCACGGTCACTTCACGGTGAACGGCAAGAAGGTCGACATCCCGTCGTACCGCGTCTCCGACCACGACATCGTCGAGGTCCGGACGAAGTCGAAGGAGCTGACCCCGTTCCAGGTCGCGCAGGGCGAGGCGGGCAGCCGCACCGTTCCGGCGTGGCTCGAAGCGATCCCCAGCCAGCTCAAGATCCTGGTTCACTCGCTTCCGGCCCGGGGTGCCATCGACACCCAGGTCCAGGAGCAGCTCATCGTCGAGCTCTACTCCAAGTAG
- a CDS encoding HAD family hydrolase, producing MASPGSPRAVLFDFFGTLTQAAPRGDGHAAVARLLGCSPAELNAVLDTSFYRRSRGDYGDGPTTLRWVAAELGLRPDAETLRAAYRARVAALRADIRLRADAYAVLSHLRQQGVRIAVVSDCTHELTEILPTLPIAPLLDKMIFSVHIGAVKPDPMIYLAACAALRVEPRHCLYVGDGGSRELTGANAIGMYAIRLAAPDLGDHLVFRPDEEFCGPSARSLTEIFSPSLVAA from the coding sequence TTGGCATCGCCCGGATCGCCTCGAGCCGTCCTCTTCGACTTCTTCGGCACCCTCACCCAGGCCGCCCCGCGCGGCGACGGGCACGCCGCGGTGGCGCGCCTGCTGGGCTGTTCGCCGGCGGAGCTCAACGCCGTCCTCGACACCTCGTTCTACCGACGCAGCCGGGGTGATTACGGGGACGGGCCGACGACGCTGCGCTGGGTCGCGGCCGAACTCGGGCTGCGCCCGGACGCCGAGACGTTGCGTGCCGCCTATCGTGCCCGGGTCGCCGCGCTGCGGGCCGACATCCGGCTTCGCGCCGACGCGTACGCCGTCCTGAGCCACCTGCGTCAGCAGGGTGTCCGGATCGCCGTCGTCAGCGACTGCACGCACGAGCTGACCGAGATCCTGCCGACGCTGCCGATCGCGCCACTGCTGGACAAGATGATCTTCTCCGTCCATATCGGAGCGGTTAAGCCGGATCCGATGATCTATCTCGCGGCCTGTGCCGCCCTCCGGGTGGAACCGCGACACTGCCTCTACGTCGGCGACGGTGGTTCCCGCGAACTCACCGGCGCGAACGCGATCGGCATGTACGCCATCCGCCTGGCCGCCCCCGACCTCGGCGACCACCTGGTGTTCCGGCCCGACGAGGAGTTCTGCGGGCCCTCGGCCCGATCGCTCACCGAGATCTTCTCCCCCTCCCTCGTCGCCGCCTGA
- the rplQ gene encoding 50S ribosomal protein L17, translating to MPTPTKGPRLGGSPAHERLMLANLATSLFKHGRITTTETKAKRLRPIAERLVTFAKRDDLAARRRVRRVIREKDTFVELFEQIAPRYVNRPGGYTRIVKIGPRRGDAAPMAIIELVEELEVATTANAKTEKRKAAKADVVAALAGDTDEETPAVASKADDADDTANVSDEDTAAEVEAIEAEADDKK from the coding sequence ATGCCCACGCCCACCAAGGGCCCCCGCCTCGGCGGCAGCCCCGCGCACGAGCGGCTGATGCTCGCCAACCTGGCGACTTCGCTGTTCAAGCACGGCCGGATCACCACCACGGAGACCAAGGCGAAGCGGCTCCGGCCGATCGCCGAGCGTCTGGTGACCTTCGCCAAGCGTGACGACCTGGCGGCCCGCCGTCGCGTCCGTCGCGTCATCCGCGAGAAGGACACCTTCGTGGAGCTCTTCGAGCAGATCGCGCCGCGCTACGTGAACCGGCCGGGCGGCTACACCCGCATCGTGAAGATCGGCCCGCGCCGCGGCGACGCCGCGCCGATGGCGATCATCGAACTGGTCGAGGAACTCGAGGTGGCCACCACCGCGAACGCGAAGACCGAGAAGCGGAAGGCCGCCAAGGCCGATGTGGTCGCGGCGCTCGCGGGTGACACCGACGAGGAGACCCCGGCCGTCGCGAGCAAGGCCGACGACGCCGACGACACCGCGAACGTGTCCGACGAGGACACCGCCGCCGAGGTCGAGGCGATCGAGGCCGAGGCCGACGACAAGAAGTAA
- the secY gene encoding preprotein translocase subunit SecY, with translation MLSAFLSAFKTPDLRKKLLFTAAIIALYRLGATIPSPGVSYGNVQECIKNAQAGDTNGIFSLLNLFSGGALLSLSVFALGIMPYITASIILQLLTVVIPRLEQLRKEGQSGQAKITQYTRYLTLGLAVLQSSAFVALGKSGQLFGNACPAGVEIIPQTAIPQWLTLASLVITMTAGTGVIMWLGELITDRGIGNGMSVLIFTSIAARLPAEGWQIYKSKGAYWFVGVLVLVVAIIAAVVYIEQAQRRIPVQYAKRMVGRRMYGGTSTYIPLKVNQAGVIPVIFGSSLLYLPQLALQFTKSDDPGKVWTWVDRHLANPSDWVYILTYFLLIIFFTYFYVSITFNPTEVADNMKKYGGFVQGIRPGKPTADYLDFILTRITLPGALYLGIIAVLPNFFFMWLGGSSYQNFPFGGTAVLIMVGVGLETVKQIESQLMQRNYEGFLR, from the coding sequence TTGCTCTCCGCGTTTCTCAGTGCGTTCAAGACGCCTGACCTGCGCAAGAAGCTGCTGTTCACGGCGGCCATCATCGCGCTTTACCGGCTCGGTGCCACCATTCCCAGCCCCGGCGTCTCCTACGGCAACGTCCAGGAGTGCATCAAGAACGCACAGGCGGGGGACACCAACGGGATCTTCAGCCTGCTGAACCTCTTCTCCGGCGGAGCGCTGCTCTCGCTGTCGGTGTTCGCGCTGGGCATCATGCCCTACATCACCGCGTCGATCATCCTGCAGCTGCTGACCGTCGTGATCCCGCGGCTCGAGCAGCTGCGCAAGGAGGGCCAGTCCGGCCAGGCGAAGATCACGCAGTACACCCGGTACCTGACCCTGGGTCTGGCCGTCCTGCAGTCGTCCGCGTTCGTCGCGCTCGGCAAGTCGGGCCAGCTGTTCGGCAACGCCTGCCCGGCCGGCGTCGAGATCATCCCGCAGACCGCGATCCCGCAGTGGCTGACCCTGGCTTCGCTCGTGATCACGATGACCGCCGGCACCGGCGTCATCATGTGGCTGGGCGAGCTGATCACCGACCGCGGTATCGGCAACGGCATGTCCGTCCTGATCTTCACCTCGATCGCCGCCCGGCTTCCCGCCGAGGGCTGGCAGATCTACAAGTCCAAGGGCGCGTACTGGTTCGTCGGCGTACTGGTTCTGGTCGTCGCGATCATCGCTGCCGTGGTCTACATCGAGCAGGCGCAACGCCGGATCCCCGTGCAGTACGCCAAGCGCATGGTCGGCCGGCGCATGTACGGCGGCACCTCGACCTACATCCCGCTCAAGGTCAACCAGGCCGGCGTCATCCCGGTCATCTTCGGCTCGTCCCTGCTCTACCTGCCGCAGTTGGCGCTCCAGTTCACCAAGAGCGACGACCCGGGCAAGGTCTGGACGTGGGTCGACCGGCACCTGGCCAACCCGAGCGACTGGGTCTACATCCTGACCTACTTCCTGCTGATCATCTTCTTCACCTACTTCTACGTGTCGATCACCTTCAACCCGACTGAGGTGGCCGACAACATGAAGAAGTACGGCGGGTTCGTGCAGGGCATCCGGCCCGGCAAGCCCACCGCCGACTACCTGGACTTCATCCTGACCCGGATCACCCTGCCGGGTGCCCTCTACCTGGGCATCATCGCGGTCCTGCCGAACTTCTTCTTCATGTGGCTCGGCGGCAGCAGTTACCAGAACTTCCCGTTCGGTGGCACCGCGGTACTGATCATGGTCGGCGTCGGCCTGGAGACGGTCAAGCAGATCGAAAGCCAGCTCATGCAGCGGAACTACGAAGGCTTCCTGCGATGA
- the truA gene encoding tRNA pseudouridine(38-40) synthase TruA, producing MTRIRLDLSYDGTDFSGWAVQPERRTVAGVLMAELDRILGAGTATGLTVAGRTDAGVHATGQVAHVDLPGDTWSAVRETLVRRLSGLLPLDLRVRTAQETPPEFDARFSALYRRYEYRVTDAPFGAEPLRRRDTLAWPRRLDLDRLNEAAEGLLGEHDFAAYCRRKENATTIRRITRLDWRRDPDGILVATVQADAFCQNMVRSLMGGLLTTGDGRRPTTWPATLLTRTQRADDVPVVPPHGLALVEVGYPEDASALAERADATRRMRTR from the coding sequence ATGACGCGGATCCGGCTCGACCTCTCCTATGACGGCACCGACTTCTCCGGCTGGGCCGTCCAGCCGGAGCGGCGTACCGTCGCGGGCGTGCTCATGGCCGAGCTTGATCGGATCCTCGGCGCGGGCACCGCGACCGGGCTCACGGTCGCCGGTCGCACCGATGCCGGAGTCCACGCCACCGGCCAGGTCGCGCACGTCGACCTCCCGGGTGACACCTGGTCCGCGGTGCGCGAGACCCTGGTCCGGCGGCTGTCCGGGCTTCTCCCGCTCGATCTACGGGTACGCACAGCGCAGGAGACGCCGCCGGAGTTCGACGCCCGGTTCTCGGCGCTGTACCGCCGATACGAGTACCGCGTTACCGACGCCCCGTTCGGCGCCGAGCCGCTGCGCCGCCGCGACACGCTGGCCTGGCCGCGGCGGCTCGATCTCGACCGGCTGAACGAGGCGGCCGAGGGGCTCCTCGGTGAGCACGACTTCGCGGCGTACTGCCGGCGCAAGGAGAACGCCACGACGATCCGGCGGATCACCCGGCTGGATTGGCGGCGGGATCCCGACGGCATCCTGGTGGCCACCGTGCAGGCCGACGCGTTCTGCCAGAACATGGTCCGCAGCCTGATGGGCGGCCTGCTCACGACCGGGGACGGGCGGCGGCCTACGACATGGCCGGCCACCCTGCTCACGCGTACGCAGCGAGCCGACGACGTGCCGGTGGTGCCCCCGCATGGGCTGGCCCTGGTCGAGGTCGGCTATCCCGAGGACGCGTCCGCGCTGGCCGAACGGGCCGACGCGACCCGGCGAATGCGTACGCGTTAG
- a CDS encoding class I SAM-dependent methyltransferase translates to MTGEHYFTPAPGSVARPREVSFSIGGHDYTLAASTGVFSSDRLDPGTAVLLRKADLPGPDTRGTLLDLGCGYGPITAVLATVAPLAQVVAVDVNERARELARRNAETLELAQRVRVEAPDEVGDEVEFQQIWSNPPIHVGKSELHGLLLRWLPRLAPDGVAWLVVGKNLGGDSLQKWLQDQGWIVERHASQKGFRVLRVSRD, encoded by the coding sequence GTGACAGGCGAGCACTACTTCACGCCCGCGCCCGGCTCGGTGGCGCGCCCGCGTGAGGTCTCCTTCAGCATCGGCGGGCACGACTACACGCTCGCCGCGTCGACCGGCGTCTTCTCCTCGGACCGGCTCGACCCCGGCACCGCGGTCCTGCTCCGCAAGGCGGACCTGCCCGGCCCCGACACCCGCGGCACCCTGCTCGACCTCGGGTGCGGCTACGGTCCCATCACCGCCGTGCTCGCGACCGTCGCGCCGCTCGCGCAGGTGGTCGCGGTGGACGTCAACGAGCGGGCCCGGGAACTGGCCCGGCGCAATGCCGAGACGCTCGAGCTTGCCCAACGGGTACGCGTAGAGGCGCCGGACGAGGTCGGTGACGAGGTCGAGTTCCAGCAGATCTGGTCCAACCCTCCGATTCACGTCGGAAAGTCGGAGCTGCACGGGTTGCTGCTGCGCTGGCTGCCCCGGCTGGCTCCCGACGGAGTGGCCTGGCTCGTCGTCGGGAAGAACCTCGGCGGGGACTCGCTGCAGAAGTGGTTGCAGGACCAAGGCTGGATCGTCGAGCGGCACGCCTCCCAGAAGGGGTTCCGCGTCCTGCGCGTCAGCCGGGACTAA
- a CDS encoding DNA-directed RNA polymerase subunit alpha translates to MLITQRPTLTEESISEVRSRFTIEPLEPGFGYTLGNSLRRTLLSSIPGAAVTSIKVDGVLHEFTTIPGVKEDVVELVMNVKELSVSSEHDEPVSMYLRKQGPGDVTAGDIQPPAGVSVHNPDLKLATLNSKGRLDMELTVERGRGYVTAAQNKQGGAEIGRIPVDSIYSPVLKVTYRVEATRVEQRTDFDRLIIDVETKASISPRTALASAGSTLVELFGLCRELDETAEGIDIGPSPQDAQLAADLALPIEELDLTVRSYNCLKREGINTVGELIGRTEADLLDIRNFGQKSIDEVKMKLAGMGLGLKDSAPSFDPANVVDSYGDADYDDADSDTDVDDYRETEQL, encoded by the coding sequence GTGCTCATCACGCAGCGGCCGACTCTTACCGAAGAGTCGATCAGCGAGGTTCGCTCCCGGTTCACCATCGAGCCGCTGGAGCCGGGCTTCGGCTACACGCTCGGCAACTCGCTCCGTCGTACCCTGCTCAGCTCGATCCCCGGCGCTGCCGTGACGAGCATCAAGGTCGACGGCGTCCTGCACGAGTTCACCACGATCCCCGGGGTCAAGGAGGACGTGGTCGAGCTCGTCATGAACGTCAAGGAGCTGTCGGTCAGCTCCGAGCACGACGAGCCGGTCAGCATGTACCTGCGCAAGCAGGGCCCGGGCGACGTGACCGCCGGTGACATCCAGCCCCCGGCCGGTGTCTCGGTGCACAACCCCGACCTGAAGCTGGCGACGCTCAACAGCAAGGGCCGGCTGGACATGGAGCTGACGGTCGAGCGCGGCCGGGGCTACGTCACCGCGGCGCAGAACAAGCAGGGCGGCGCCGAGATCGGCCGGATTCCGGTCGACTCGATCTACTCGCCCGTGCTCAAGGTGACCTACCGTGTCGAAGCCACCCGTGTCGAGCAGCGCACGGACTTCGACCGCCTGATCATCGACGTCGAGACCAAGGCCTCGATCTCCCCGCGTACCGCGCTGGCGTCGGCCGGCTCGACCCTGGTCGAGCTGTTCGGGCTGTGCCGGGAGCTGGACGAGACCGCCGAGGGCATCGACATCGGCCCGTCGCCGCAGGACGCGCAGCTCGCTGCCGACCTGGCGCTGCCGATCGAGGAGCTGGACCTCACCGTTCGCTCGTACAACTGCCTCAAGCGCGAGGGGATCAACACCGTCGGTGAGCTGATCGGGCGTACCGAGGCCGACCTCCTCGATATAAGGAATTTCGGGCAGAAGTCGATCGACGAGGTCAAGATGAAGCTGGCCGGAATGGGCCTGGGCCTGAAGGACTCGGCGCCCAGCTTCGACCCGGCGAACGTCGTCGACTCCTACGGCGACGCCGACTATGACGACGCCGACTCGGACACCGACGTCGACGACTACCGCGAGACCGAGCAGCTGTAA